A single genomic interval of Camelina sativa cultivar DH55 chromosome 11, Cs, whole genome shotgun sequence harbors:
- the LOC104726195 gene encoding probable L-gulonolactone oxidase 4 — MLKHFHYKMAFWLSLIFCFFTFAFSSPPDDPVKCESGSTMCTVTNSYGAFPDRSICKAAKVEYPRSEDELVSVVAAATRAGQKMRVETRYSHSLPKLVCTDGKDGVLISTKFLNNVVRTDREAKTMTVESGVTLRQLIEEAAKLELALPYAPYWWGLTVGGMMGTGAHGSSLWGKGSAVHDHVTDIRLVSPGLASDGYVKVRVLNETTYPEEFRAAKVSLGVLGVISQVTFELQPMFKRSLTYVMINDSGFGDQAETFGEKHEFADFIWLPSQGKVVYRTDDRVPLNTSGGGLFNFFPFRPQSSEALAIDRSIEESDEANEDANMKCERAKLVTSFLFSISYGLTNNGLQFTGYPVVGLQNRMMSSGSCLDSRHDRLITACPWDPRIKGQFFHQTAFSVPLTRVKSFIDDVKALVKINPKSLCVLEGSNGILIRYVTSSTAFLGKEEKALDFDLTYYRSKKDPLAPRLYEDYIEEIEQMAIFKYNALPHWGKNRNLAFDGAIGKYKNAKEFLKVKERLDSLGLFSTEWTDQILGLKGNVTILKQGCALEGLCICSEDSHCAPNKGYLCRPGKVYREARVCTRVSA, encoded by the exons ATGCTCAAACACTTCCATTACAAAATGGCGTTTTGGCTAAGTTTGATCTTTTGCTTTTTCACATTTGCTTTCTCATCTCCACCGGATGATCCTGTCAAGTGTGAGTCCGGTAGCACAATGTGCACGGTGACGAACTCGTACGGGGCTTTTCCCGACCGTTCTATATGCAAAGCAGCAAAGGTGGAGTACCCAAGATCCGAGGATGAGCTGGTGTCTGTGGTTGCTGCCGCTACTAGAGCCGGCCAAAAAATGAGGGTCGAGACTCGGTACTCTCACAGTCTCCCGAAGCTGGTTTGCACTGACGGCAAAGACGGGGTTCTCATAAGCACCAAGTTTTTGAACAACGTGGTGCGAACCGACCGGGAAGCCAAGACCATGACCGTTGAGAGCGGCGTGACGCTGAGGCAGCTGATCGAAGAAGCGGCTAAACTAGAGCTGGCTTTGCCATACGCACCGTATTGGTGGGGACTTACAGTTGGAGGAATGATGGGGACAGGTGCTCACGGAAGTTCACTGTGGGGTAAAGGAAGTGCGGTTCATGATCACGTGACCGACATAAGATTGGTGAGTCCCGGTTTGGCTTCTGATGGGTATGTGAAGGTTCGAGTTCTTAACGAGACTACCTATCCCGAAGAATTTCGCGCAGCTAAAGTTTCTCTAGGCGTTCTTGGTGTTATCTCTCAAGTCACTTTCGAGTTGCAACCGATGTTCAAGAGATCGTTAACGTACGTTATGATAAACGATTCGGGTTTCGGAGATCAAGCGGAGACTTTTGGCGAGAAGCACGAGTTCGCGGATTTCATATGGTTACCGAGTCAAGGCAAAGTGGTGTATCGAACTGATGACCGAGTTCCGCTTAACACTTCAGGAGGTGGTTTGTTCAATTTTTTCCCATTCCGTCCACAATCCTCGGAAGCGTTAGCcattgatagatccatag AGGAGAGTGACGAGGCAAACGAAGATGCAAACATGAAGTGTGAGAGAGCAAAGCTAGTAAcgtcgtttttgttttcaatctcaTACGGTTTGACTAACAACG GCCTACAATTCACAGGCTATCCGGTTGTCGGATTGCAAAACCGTATGATGTCTTCCGGTTCATGTCTAGACAGTCGTCATGACAGACTGATCACTGCCTGTCCGTGGGATCCGCGGATCAAAGGCCAGTTCTTTCACCAAACAGCATTCAGTGTTCCTCTCACACGTGTCAAAAGTTTCATCGACGACGTCAAAGCACTAGTTAAGATCAACCCGAAATCTCTATGCGTTCTTGAAGGCAGCAACGGTATTCTCATCCGCTATGTCACATCCTCTACCGCTTTCCTTGGGAAAGAGGAAAAAGCTTTAGACTTTGACCTAACTTACTACAGAAGCAAAAAAGATCCCTTGGCACCGCGTCTATACGAGGATTACATCGAAGAGATCGAGCAAATGGCGATATTTAAATACAATGCGTTACCACACTGGGGTAAGAATAGGAACCTAGCGTTTGATGGAGCTATCGGAAAATACAAGAAtgcaaaagagtttttgaaagtaaaagaaagactCGATTCTTTAGGATTGTTTTCGACGGAATGGACCGATCAGATTCTAGGTTTAAAAGGAAACGTGACGATCTTGAAACAAGGATGTGCGTTGGAGGGGTTGTGTATTTGTTCAGAGGATTCTCATTGTGCTCCTAACAAAGGTTATTTGTGTCGACCAGGTAAAGTCTATAGAGAGGCTAGAGTATGTACTCGTGTAAGTGCGTAA